Proteins encoded in a region of the Zonotrichia albicollis isolate bZonAlb1 chromosome 22, bZonAlb1.hap1, whole genome shotgun sequence genome:
- the LOC102073444 gene encoding thioredoxin domain-containing protein 17, whose product MGRPLRNRPGPVAAPGPGPHGVLGGTGTAGPGRCRKGGTDGRRSVGRTVGRAARAAADAPGAVRTRSRRRTGRRERAELRRPRGPGRAGPGGASAAAAMGWEERQIRGYPEFVRTAQSYHGRPIFALFCGDKDAEGRSWCPDCVTAEPIVRKELHNLPDESVFIYCLVGDRAYWKDPNNEFRRNLKLTGVPTLLKYGTPQKLVEEECFKSELVRMLFTED is encoded by the exons ATGGGGCGGCCTCTCCGCAACCGCCCAGGGCCCGTGGCTGCTCCCGGCCCTGGCCCTCACGGCGTCCTGGGCGGCACCGGCACGGCGGGCCCCGGGCGCTGCCGCAAGGGAGGCACGGACGGACGGAGGTCGGTCGGTCGGACGGTCGGTCGGGCGGCCCGGGCCGCGGCGGACGCACCAGGCGCCGTTCGAACCCGGTCCCGCCGCCGCACGGGCCGCCGGGAGCGCGCCGAGCTACGGCGGCcgcgcgggccgggccgggccgggccgggcggagccTCCGCCGCTGCCGCcatgggctgggaggagaggcagATCCGCGGGTACCCCGAGTTCGTGCGGACGGCGCAGAGCTACCACGGCCGGCCCATCTTCGCGCTCTTCTGCGGCGATAAGGACGCCGAGGGCAGGAGCTGGTGTCCCGACTGCGTGACGG ctGAGCCAATTGTGAGGAAGGAACTTCATAACCTGCCTGATGAGTCAGTTTTCATCTACTGTCTAGTTGGAGATAGAGCCTA CTGGAAGGATCCCAACAATGAATTCAGGAGGAATCTGAAACTAACAGGAGTGCCTACACTACTTAAATATGGCACA CCTCAGAAGCTGGTTGAAGAAGAATGTTTTAAATCGGAGCTTGTGCGTATGTTGTTTACTGAAGACTAA
- the MED31 gene encoding mediator of RNA polymerase II transcription subunit 31, whose amino-acid sequence MDADDTGNRLRFQLELEFVQCLANPNYLNFLAQRGYFKDKAFVNYLKYLLYWKEPEYAKYLKYPQCLHMLELLQYEHFRKELVNAQCAKFIDEQQILHWQHYSRKRMRLQQALAEQQQQNNTSVK is encoded by the exons ATGGACGCGG aTGATACAGGAAATCGACTTCGATTCCAGTTGGAGCTGGAGTTTGTTCAATGTCTGGCAAATCCAAATTACCTCAACT ttctTGCACAAAGAGGCTACTTCAAAGATAAAGCTTTTGTAAATTATCTGAAATATTTACTTTATTGGAAAGAACCTGAATATGCAAAATACCTGAA GTATCCTCAATGTTTGCATATGCTAGAGCTGCTCCAGTATGAACATTTCCGCAAAGAACTGGTCAATGCTCAGTGTGCCAAATTTATTGATGAGCAACAGATCCTCCACTGGCAGCACTATTCCCGGAAAAGGATGCGCCTCCAGCAGGCactggctgagcagcagcaacaaaacaACACCTCTGTAAAATGA